A region from the Roseofilum reptotaenium CS-1145 genome encodes:
- a CDS encoding response regulator yields MRILITEDDPILAPMLKKALTHQHHVVDIAHDGEIGWEYADTLTYDLILLDIDLPKLDGFNLCHRLRQEGYQGAIILLTAKHESTYKVKGLDAGADDYVVKPCTLEELNARIRAVMRRRQTYTQSLLIWGDLSLNPKTFEVTYQQKDLSLSAKEYSLLELFLRHPQRIFSSSSILDYLWSFPDSPGEDTVRAHVKRLRRKLKNVGADGVIETIYGMGYRLKTVPPKAAEDPSPTPPVVPIAEPQKLETPEAQTEATIAELWESFKGPILERLTLLDDAITDLEQGTLSEDMRQEGRRTAHKLVGSLGMFGYPQGSEIARLIEMIFQSDKVRHQGSKLRSHLRQLQVLLTPPEEQTPKQQQEEQSLDLPDRQDSDLPAPLVVLAVDDDPLIHKRLTTCLPPWGIDVTPLGDPHNFWQTLKQVQPHLLILDIDMPDITGLDLCEAVRNDPDWNNLPILFLTTYKDPETINRLYSLGADDYVNKTATDSELVTRILNRLERYQLLQSCLNLSPQIDPRDELTALIRRYPAWTQLEHQLERCHQDRQSLAVIILDIDRFRQINQQGGYRLGDRVLKNIAQILLEQVPPKTLITRWGDDQFLLAAPGINPQQTERLIQQILIQVDRMDIGGLKPIKITLSSGCAQFPDHGQELEQLCQRAENALHLARKNRG; encoded by the coding sequence ATGAGAATTTTAATCACCGAAGATGACCCCATTTTAGCACCCATGCTCAAGAAAGCCTTAACCCACCAACATCATGTAGTTGATATTGCTCATGATGGGGAAATTGGCTGGGAATATGCTGATACTCTCACCTACGATTTAATTTTATTAGATATCGATCTCCCCAAGCTAGATGGATTCAATTTATGTCATCGTTTACGACAAGAAGGATATCAAGGCGCGATTATCCTATTAACCGCCAAACATGAGAGTACTTATAAAGTCAAAGGTCTAGATGCTGGAGCCGATGATTATGTCGTGAAACCTTGTACCCTAGAAGAACTGAATGCTCGGATTCGGGCCGTAATGCGTCGTCGGCAAACCTATACCCAATCCCTGTTAATCTGGGGAGATTTATCTTTAAATCCGAAAACTTTTGAGGTGACTTATCAACAAAAAGATCTTTCTCTATCTGCCAAAGAGTATAGTTTGCTGGAATTATTTTTGCGCCATCCCCAGAGAATCTTTAGTAGTAGTAGTATTTTAGATTATTTATGGTCATTTCCTGATAGCCCAGGGGAAGATACGGTGCGGGCCCATGTGAAGCGCCTGCGACGCAAATTAAAAAATGTAGGTGCAGATGGGGTCATCGAAACCATTTATGGTATGGGTTATCGTTTGAAAACCGTACCCCCTAAAGCAGCAGAAGACCCAAGTCCTACTCCCCCTGTCGTCCCGATCGCTGAACCTCAGAAACTGGAGACTCCAGAAGCTCAAACTGAGGCAACGATCGCCGAATTATGGGAGTCTTTCAAAGGGCCGATTCTAGAGCGGTTAACCCTTCTAGATGATGCGATCACTGACTTAGAACAAGGTACCTTATCAGAAGATATGCGCCAGGAAGGACGGCGCACCGCCCACAAATTAGTCGGCTCTTTGGGCATGTTTGGCTATCCCCAAGGATCGGAAATCGCTCGGTTAATAGAAATGATTTTCCAATCCGATAAGGTTAGGCATCAGGGGAGCAAGTTGCGATCGCATCTAAGACAACTGCAAGTCTTGCTTACTCCCCCTGAAGAACAGACCCCAAAACAACAGCAAGAAGAGCAATCTTTGGATCTCCCGGATCGTCAAGACTCCGATCTTCCTGCTCCCCTAGTTGTCCTCGCAGTTGACGACGATCCCTTAATTCACAAACGTCTCACCACCTGTCTCCCCCCCTGGGGAATTGACGTTACCCCCTTGGGAGACCCCCATAACTTTTGGCAAACCCTGAAGCAAGTCCAGCCCCATCTGCTGATTTTAGACATCGATATGCCCGATATTACCGGATTAGACTTATGTGAAGCCGTTCGCAACGATCCAGATTGGAATAACTTACCCATTCTCTTTTTAACCACCTACAAAGACCCAGAAACCATTAATCGCCTTTATTCCCTGGGTGCGGATGACTACGTGAATAAAACGGCCACCGATTCCGAATTAGTTACCCGCATCTTAAACCGTCTGGAGAGGTATCAACTCCTCCAATCTTGCTTAAATCTCTCTCCTCAAATCGATCCACGCGATGAATTAACCGCCCTGATCCGTCGCTATCCGGCTTGGACACAACTTGAACATCAGTTAGAGAGATGCCATCAAGATCGTCAGTCTCTCGCTGTAATTATTCTGGATATCGATCGCTTTCGACAGATTAATCAACAGGGAGGCTATCGATTAGGCGATCGCGTCCTCAAAAATATTGCCCAAATTTTACTCGAGCAAGTCCCCCCAAAAACATTAATTACCCGATGGGGAGACGATCAATTTTTATTAGCTGCTCCCGGAATCAATCCTCAACAAACTGAGCGATTAATCCAACAGATCCTCATTCAAGTAGATCGGATGGATATTGGTGGTTTAAAACCGATTAAAATTACCCTCAGTAGTGGCTGTGCCCAATTTCCCGATCACGGTCAAGAATTAGAGCAACTTTGTCAACGGGCAGAAAACGCTCTACATTTAGCCCGAAAAAATCGGGGGTAG
- a CDS encoding type II toxin-antitoxin system RelE/ParE family toxin has product MNRYIIAPSASRDLNQIIDYFSEFNIEKGERWIAAFQKKCKNLMNFPKLGRTYGEIREGLRGVPLNGYIILYQITDDTLEILRVVHGSRNLNALFEPDEEERE; this is encoded by the coding sequence ATGAATCGTTACATCATTGCTCCTTCGGCTAGTCGTGATTTAAATCAGATCATCGATTATTTTTCCGAATTTAATATTGAAAAAGGAGAGCGTTGGATTGCAGCTTTTCAGAAAAAGTGTAAAAACCTGATGAACTTTCCCAAGCTAGGACGCACTTATGGAGAAATTAGAGAAGGTTTGCGCGGTGTGCCCTTAAATGGCTATATTATTCTCTATCAGATTACGGATGATACCCTAGAAATTCTGCGGGTAGTACACGGTTCTCGTAACTTAAACGCATTGTTTGAGCCAGATGAAGAAGAAAGGGAATAG
- a CDS encoding ribbon-helix-helix domain-containing protein: MDITLKSEQADLVQQQINSGKYHTPEEVISEALQLLSQRNRDYEEWVEETRNKVDIAIEELRQGEGIDGEFVVAQLKEKINKARKS; the protein is encoded by the coding sequence ATGGATATCACCTTAAAGAGTGAACAAGCTGACTTAGTTCAACAACAGATCAATAGTGGAAAATACCATACTCCAGAAGAAGTAATTTCTGAAGCTCTACAATTACTGTCTCAACGAAATAGAGACTACGAGGAGTGGGTAGAAGAAACTCGGAACAAAGTAGATATAGCGATTGAAGAACTCAGACAAGGTGAAGGTATTGATGGTGAATTTGTTGTTGCTCAACTCAAAGAAAAAATCAACAAAGCCCGTAAAAGTTAA